A genomic window from Streptomyces mirabilis includes:
- a CDS encoding DMT family transporter has product MATLALLWGSGFLWIKVALDHGLSPAHLTVTRCVLGTAVLLLLARGAHQRLPRSLALWLHVTVAALFCNAVPFALFALGEQTVDSGIAGVMNATTPLWSLLLGAVLGTDRALHPRRLTGLFLGFAGVLLIFAPWQHDGLTGWGAGALLAAAASYAIAFTYMARHLTPRGAPLAVSAAQLLMATAWTTLALPSAAPTHPDSTALLAVTVLGVFSTGLTFYLNYRMIAEEGPTSAATVGYLLPVVSVTLGALVLNETLGPRTLAGMAVVLAGVAATRTRPRTEGAVPGLRPRRTAPPRRPEPAE; this is encoded by the coding sequence ATGGCCACCCTGGCGCTCCTCTGGGGCTCCGGCTTCCTCTGGATCAAGGTGGCCCTGGATCACGGCCTGTCCCCCGCCCACCTCACCGTCACGCGCTGCGTCCTGGGCACGGCGGTCCTCCTGCTCCTGGCCCGCGGGGCGCACCAGCGCCTCCCCCGCTCCCTCGCACTCTGGCTCCATGTGACCGTCGCGGCGCTGTTCTGCAACGCGGTCCCCTTCGCCCTCTTCGCGCTCGGCGAGCAGACGGTCGACTCGGGGATCGCGGGGGTCATGAACGCGACCACTCCCCTCTGGTCGCTCCTCCTGGGCGCGGTTCTCGGCACGGACCGCGCCCTCCACCCCCGCCGCCTGACCGGGCTGTTCCTCGGCTTCGCGGGCGTCCTGCTGATCTTCGCCCCCTGGCAGCACGACGGCCTGACCGGGTGGGGCGCCGGAGCCCTCCTGGCCGCCGCGGCGAGCTATGCGATCGCCTTCACCTACATGGCCCGCCATCTCACACCCCGCGGCGCCCCCCTGGCCGTGTCGGCGGCCCAACTCCTCATGGCCACGGCGTGGACGACCCTGGCCCTCCCCTCGGCTGCCCCCACCCACCCCGACAGCACGGCCCTGCTGGCGGTCACCGTCCTCGGCGTCTTCTCCACCGGCCTGACCTTCTACCTCAACTACCGCATGATCGCCGAAGAGGGCCCCACCAGCGCGGCCACGGTCGGCTACCTGCTCCCCGTGGTCTCGGTGACGCTCGGCGCCCTGGTCCTGAACGAGACGCTCGGCCCCCGCACCCTGGCGGGCATGGCGGTGGTCCTGGCCGGAGTGGCGGCCACCCGCACCCGTCCCCGAACGGAAGGGGCCGTGCCGGGGCTCAGGCCCCGTAGAACAGCACCTCCACGACGGCCCGAGCCCGCCGAGTGA
- a CDS encoding bifunctional [glutamine synthetase] adenylyltransferase/[glutamine synthetase]-adenylyl-L-tyrosine phosphorylase: MMAPGRRSSTFTRLLRHGFTDPSAAERLLDGAELEPVRSDPVLLDALGATADPDLALLGLVRLVEAQDGHIAERELLDTLIAAKPLRDRLLGVLGASAALADHLARHPRDWHELVTYEPQDLHPGVRDFERGLAEATDPVALRVAYRRCLLSIAARDVCGTTDLAQTAAELADLATATLRAALAIAGRAAPDDAALCRLAVVAMGKCGGHELNYVSDVDVIFVGEAVDGADERKALQAATRLASHMMRICSETTVEGSIWPVDANLRPEGRSGPLVRTLSSHLAYYQRWAKTWEFQALLKARPVAGDLGLGEEYVATLAPLVWHAAERENFVADVQKMRRRVVENIPVAEIERELKLGPGGLRDVEFAVQLLQLVHGRADTSLRSGTTLDALKALAAGGYVGRADGVQLDEAYRFLRSMEHRIQLYRLRRTHLVPEDDADLRRIGRSLGLRADPVVELNREWKRHAAVVRRLHEKLFYRPLLDAVAQLAPGESRLSPNAARERLVALGYADPAAALRHLEALASGVSRKAAIQRTLLPVLLGWFADSADPDAGLLNFRKVSDALGKTPWYLRLLRDEGAAAENLARVLSAGRLAPDLLMRAPEAVALLGDGDGGGLEPRGRAHLEQEILAAVRRADGGEQAVTAARGVRRRELFRTAAADIVASYGTEETPAVADQGALVDQVGGAVSDLTAATLAGTLRAVVRDKWGDTLPTRFAVIGMGRFGGHELGYGSDADVLFVHEPRQGVDEQEASRAANAVVSEMRRLLQVSSADPPLLIDADLRPEGKSGPLVRTLNSYAAYYRRWSLVWESQALLRAEIVAGDEDLGRRFIELVDPLRYPAEGLGDDAVREIRRLKARMESERMPRGADPTLHTKLGRGGLSDVEWTVQLFQLQHGWVEPGLRTTRTREALGAACAAGLVSGEDAAILDEAWVLATRVRNAVMLVRGRAGDTFPSDGRELAAVGRYLGYGPGHVGDMLEDYRRITRRARAVVEVLFYGA, translated from the coding sequence ATGATGGCGCCGGGGCGCAGGAGCAGTACCTTCACGCGGCTGCTGCGACACGGCTTCACCGATCCGTCGGCCGCCGAGCGGCTCCTGGACGGCGCGGAGCTCGAGCCCGTACGGTCCGATCCGGTGCTCCTCGACGCGCTCGGCGCCACCGCCGATCCCGATCTCGCACTGCTCGGGCTCGTGCGGCTCGTAGAGGCGCAGGACGGTCACATCGCCGAGCGGGAACTCCTCGACACCCTGATCGCGGCCAAGCCGCTGCGCGACCGGCTGCTCGGCGTCCTCGGTGCCTCCGCCGCCCTCGCCGACCACCTCGCCCGGCACCCGCGCGACTGGCATGAGCTCGTGACGTACGAGCCGCAGGACCTCCACCCCGGGGTACGGGATTTCGAGCGGGGGCTCGCGGAGGCGACCGATCCCGTCGCCCTGCGCGTCGCCTACCGGCGCTGCCTGCTGTCCATCGCCGCACGTGACGTGTGCGGCACCACCGACCTCGCCCAGACCGCCGCCGAACTCGCCGACCTCGCCACGGCCACCCTGCGCGCCGCGCTCGCCATCGCCGGCAGGGCCGCGCCCGACGACGCCGCGCTGTGCCGACTCGCGGTGGTCGCGATGGGGAAGTGCGGGGGGCACGAGCTGAACTACGTGTCCGACGTCGACGTCATCTTCGTGGGGGAGGCGGTGGACGGGGCTGACGAGCGCAAGGCGCTGCAGGCCGCCACCCGGCTCGCCTCCCACATGATGCGGATCTGTTCCGAGACCACCGTCGAGGGCAGCATCTGGCCCGTCGACGCGAATCTGCGGCCCGAGGGGCGGAGCGGGCCCCTGGTACGGACCCTGAGCAGTCACCTCGCCTACTACCAGCGGTGGGCCAAGACCTGGGAGTTCCAGGCGCTGTTGAAGGCACGGCCCGTGGCCGGGGACCTCGGACTCGGCGAGGAGTACGTGGCCACGCTGGCGCCCCTGGTGTGGCACGCCGCCGAGCGGGAGAACTTCGTCGCCGACGTACAGAAGATGCGGCGGCGGGTCGTGGAGAACATCCCCGTCGCCGAGATCGAGCGCGAGCTGAAACTCGGACCGGGAGGACTGCGCGATGTCGAATTCGCCGTGCAGCTGCTCCAGTTGGTGCATGGGCGGGCCGACACCTCGTTGCGCAGCGGCACCACACTGGACGCGTTGAAGGCGCTCGCGGCCGGCGGGTATGTCGGGCGGGCCGACGGCGTGCAGCTCGACGAGGCCTATCGGTTCCTGCGGTCCATGGAGCACCGGATACAGCTCTACCGGCTGCGGCGGACCCATCTGGTGCCCGAGGACGATGCCGATCTGCGGCGCATCGGGCGGTCGCTCGGGCTGCGGGCCGATCCCGTCGTCGAGCTGAACCGTGAGTGGAAGCGGCACGCGGCTGTCGTACGGCGGCTGCACGAGAAGTTGTTCTACCGGCCGCTGCTGGATGCCGTGGCCCAACTCGCCCCGGGCGAGAGCCGGCTGAGTCCGAACGCGGCGCGGGAGCGGCTCGTCGCCCTCGGGTACGCCGACCCGGCCGCGGCGTTGCGGCATTTGGAGGCGCTGGCCTCCGGGGTCTCGCGGAAGGCCGCGATCCAGCGGACCCTGCTGCCCGTGCTGTTGGGGTGGTTCGCGGATTCCGCCGACCCCGACGCCGGGTTGCTGAACTTCCGCAAGGTGTCGGACGCCCTGGGCAAGACCCCCTGGTATCTGCGGCTGTTGAGGGACGAAGGTGCCGCGGCGGAGAACCTGGCGCGGGTGTTGTCGGCCGGCCGGCTCGCCCCGGACCTGCTGATGCGGGCGCCGGAGGCCGTCGCGCTGCTCGGCGACGGGGACGGGGGCGGGCTCGAACCGCGCGGCCGTGCCCATCTGGAGCAGGAGATCCTCGCCGCGGTGAGGCGCGCCGACGGGGGCGAGCAGGCGGTGACCGCCGCGCGTGGCGTACGACGGCGGGAGCTGTTCCGCACGGCCGCCGCGGACATCGTCGCCTCGTACGGTACCGAGGAGACGCCGGCCGTCGCCGATCAGGGCGCGCTGGTGGATCAGGTGGGCGGGGCCGTGTCCGACCTGACGGCGGCGACGCTGGCGGGGACCCTGCGGGCCGTGGTGCGGGACAAGTGGGGGGACACGCTGCCCACGCGGTTCGCCGTCATCGGGATGGGGCGGTTCGGGGGGCACGAACTCGGTTACGGGTCCGACGCGGACGTGCTGTTCGTGCATGAGCCCCGCCAGGGTGTCGACGAGCAGGAAGCATCCCGGGCGGCCAACGCGGTTGTCTCGGAGATGCGGCGGTTGCTTCAGGTCTCCAGCGCGGATCCGCCCTTGCTGATCGACGCCGATCTGCGGCCCGAGGGGAAGTCCGGGCCTTTGGTGCGGACGCTGAACTCCTACGCGGCCTACTACCGGCGGTGGTCGTTGGTGTGGGAGTCGCAGGCCCTCTTGCGGGCCGAGATCGTCGCGGGGGACGAGGACCTGGGGCGGCGGTTCATCGAACTGGTCGATCCGTTGCGGTATCCAGCGGAGGGGCTCGGTGACGACGCCGTACGGGAGATCCGGCGGCTGAAGGCCCGGATGGAGTCGGAGCGGATGCCCCGCGGGGCCGATCCGACGCTGCACACCAAGCTGGGGCGGGGCGGGCTGTCCGACGTGGAGTGGACCGTGCAGCTGTTCCAGTTGCAGCACGGGTGGGTGGAGCCGGGGCTGCGGACCACTCGGACACGGGAGGCGCTGGGCGCGGCGTGCGCGGCGGGACTGGTGTCCGGGGAGGACGCGGCGATCCTGGACGAGGCATGGGTGCTGGCCACGCGGGTGCGCAACGCGGTGATGCTGGTGCGGGGGCGGGCCGGGGACACGTTTCCCTCCGACGGGCGTGAACTCGCCGCGGTCGGGCGGTACCTGGGGTACGGGCCCGGTCATGTCGGCGACATGCTCGAGGACTACCGGCGGATCACTCGGCGGGCTCGGGCCGTCGTGGAGGTGCTGTTCTACGGGGCCTGA